The Lycium barbarum isolate Lr01 chromosome 4, ASM1917538v2, whole genome shotgun sequence nucleotide sequence TTCCTaggatttctggaaatttctctAAACCAGAGCAATCTTGTAGATACATATATTCAAGAGATTCCAAGTTAACACATGGAAACCTCTTAAGGCTTTTACAATCACGCAACTTTAACTCAACGTGTTTTTTGGAACATCCCAGGGAATGGTGAACCTCTTCAAGATTACTATGATCTGACAGACTCAAATACTCCAAATTTGGCATCCCCGAGCAATCCGGTGTTTGCATCAGGTGCTTAGAGCCGCTGAGATTTAGCATCCGTAGATACGGAAAATGCTGTTCAAATAAAAAAAGGAATGAGATAGAAAAAAATGAACAACAAGGTAATATGGAAAATACTTGAGTGAGTTTTAAAATTGAGCTTCTTACTTAAAATGATGATGGGACGATTTGAAAAAAGACATAAAGATCTTATATCAATCTTGAAAACTATTGATAAATCAAGAATCATATGAGATTGAAAGGGTTCTATATATTTTGTGATTTACAATTCATGAACTAGAGACTATTTATACACAAATACCTACATAATTACAAGCATGATTCTAGGTGTATATCTTGCACAATATCAAGCCATATCTTCCACAATATTAAGGGTGTGATTCCGCATATTTAAAGAATATATAAAATCATATTTGGCAATAAAACCATGTCTGATATGGTCAACAAATCTAAGAACAGACCAAAATAATGCATAATGCATATATTTTAGTTTTGGAATTAATGTAACATTTTTCATCTAAGGACATGCATCACAATCCTAGGAAAAGCCAACATAGGAAGTATCTCGAATACAACAGGACAAAAGCAATAATAATATTTGCCAATATCAGGACGACGATAGTCGCAGAGAAAACTAAAATAAACATAATTCAGCTAATGTACCTTTCTTCCCGTCCATAAATAATGCAGTGAACTGGACACGAGTTGAAGATGGACAAGCCTTTTGGGTTCAAAACTAGCTGGCAGTGATTCCCAAGGATAGTGATTCCAGACAAACCAACGCAAGTTGTTGGGGAGGTACTTAATGGAACCATCATGGGAATTGGAGCCATCATCGATATTTGGATTCACGTTCCCACGTATGTATAATATCCTAAGCCTTTTCATATTTTTCATGGCCTCTTTGCTAAAAGAAATATTATTAAAATAAGGATACCAGATTGCTTCAATTGTTTGGTCCCCTGGTAAAAAGATCATTAGTATAAAACTTTAAATGTTGTATAAATCTGCTTGTCAATATAACTACTTACTCACTCCTTGCGATGACAAATCTCGTCATGTTTTGTACTATTTATTGTTGCACTTGAAGTTCTAGAAGAGCACTGTTAAAAACTTTTAAGGTAGTATATTATTTAGGTCTCTTTTCAGAATATGTTGCTTAAGGGAAATACTTTGTGcaattaaatctataattaaaTTCTATAATAATTTTTTCTAATAATACATTTTCCGAGATGTTCTTTAGAGTCAGGTCTAAAAGCTTTTTATGTTGTGATAAAACAAAGATGTAATTGAAATAGTACCAACAAATTGTCATTttcgaaaataaaaaataaccaCGGCAAAAAGAATTCATGATTGAGTTGTTATGTATAAAATATCATACAAATTTCAAATTAATCCAAAGAATGAAGTTGGATTGAACAACTTAAGAAGCTACAAGTCTAATTCAGAAAAATTAGGCCGCATTAGGCAATTAATTTTTCATTTGCTTCTCCTACTAAAGTAAACAAGTAAAATGACTTACGTGCGAGAATTTGAAGCAAGAGAAACAAACATTTGGAATTGACCCTATATGTCTTTGGAACATGAAGAATAGAAATTGAAAAGTATTGCATTGTTTAGCCTACTAACCGTATTGTTGACCACCACTTCTTCGAAATCTTCTGCGAGCCTCAGTCTACTACGTTCTCCCGGTTCCTTTTGCATGTTCACCACATATTTACTCATATCTTGTATTAAATCATGCATTTCAATCGTATCTTTTTCAGATAGAAACACAAGGGATTTTTCAAATAGGCTatccaatccatattcagctCTAATATGACAGCTCTCAAGAATTTGCACGATCTCATCTTTTTTCCTCCCTCGTAAGAAGCATGCTATGTCTAGAAATATGTCTTGTTGTATGGGCTCCAGTCCATCATAACTAATTTTGAGCTTGTCAATAATTTCTAAACTAGAGTTATTTTTCATCTGCTCTATAGCACTTCTCCACACATTTATATTCCTTTTATGTAAGAAAGAACCCCACACTTTGAGGGCTAAAGGAAGGCCTTTAGCATGATTTACTACCTCCAAGGAAAGCTTCATAAAACACTTACTTGGAACTTCTTTTTTGAAAGCATGTTGATTGAACAATTGAGTAGCTTCATGATCAGGTAGTGTAGTCACTTCATAGATTGCATCATCCTTCTCTATGAGATGTCTGTTTCTAGTTGTTACAACAACTCTACTGTCATTACCAAACCAATCAAGATCACCTGCTAAATACTCCAAATGATCAGTATGATCTATGTCGTCAAGCACAACTAGCACCTTTTTAGAACAAAGTCTGCTCCGAATCATGTCTTTACTGTTAAACTTATTATTGACATAATCATCTTTTCTTCTTAACAGTTCAGAGAGAAGGGTATTTTGTAAAGAATGCAGTTgattctttttttcattttcttttacatCCGCAAGAAAACAAGCAGCTTCAAATTGATAATATAGAGTATCAAAAATAACTCTTGCTATTGTCGTCTTACCAACACCTCCCATGCCCCATATCCCCACAATCCGAACATCATCAGTTTCCATATCAAGTAGGGACTTTAATTTCTCTAAATGAACATTCATTCCCACAACATCTCGCAAAGAAGATAAAGAAGCACTCTTGCATAATTTGGAAGAAATTTGCTCGACAATCTGCTGAATATTCTTTGACTCAATCCTACATAAATAAGAAGATTAATTGTGGATGTAAGAAAGTCAAGAATTAGTAAGTATTTCATATTGTtgatgcataaatatataaaaaaactgCACATAAATTAAACTCTTAACTAATCCGAATATTATATATGTAAGAATGTTAATGAGGAATTCAAGTGATAGGAACTATAATGTCTTCTAGCAGATAAAAACATATAAATCATCTGTCAATCCTTGTTAccagaaatcatgaaataaaataTTTCTAATGTCTAATGTACATATAAAATTAAATAATTGCATATATTTTTTTACTCACCCTTGGCGGATGTCATATCCTTTTAGATTTGCGGCAGCAGTTAGGGCAGTCCTCCATCCTTGCACCTTCTGCATTCCTTCAACATCATCCTTACACTTTGATTCATGTTTGACAAAGGCTTCAGCAAAGCTCTCCCTCTGGTTTCGAACTTCTGATGGATCCACATCATAGAAGACAGGTATGACAGTTTGTCCATTATCGTTCTTGCATTTCATGATCTTCACTAGTTCATCTAAGCACCACCTCGATGTAGCATAATTCTTTGAGAAAATGATAACGGCAACTTGAGACTCTTGGATAGCTTTCAAGAGTTCTTCTGTGATGGATGTGCCATGCTTTAGCCTTTCATCATCTTCAAAGGTGAATATTCCTCTATTTCTCAAACCTTCATACAAGTGACTTGTAAAATTTCTGCGAGTATCTTTGCCTCTAAAACTTAGGAAGACATCATACTTCCATCGAGGACACTGTGAATTACCCACAGAAGAAGAACATGATGCCATTGATTTAGTTAATTTGTTGAAAATTGAGAAGAAAAATAAACTGTGTGGATAGATTTGTGGTTGTGATAGGAGataaattgatgatattttggacGAAGTTATATATAGGACTTCAAATCTACTCCACAGAATTATTGCTATTGGTCTAGTCAACTGGTATATACTGTAGCATTAGATGTGATACATTATcattgaatattatttataacaaTAGTAAGAAGTAGGAAATTTCTGTGAAGCTTCTTAATACTCTTTGAACTGTAACTGAAGGAAGTGGGAACTTCCTTTCAAAAACCCACCCCTCCACCCTTTGTGGCTCCTGCACTAAGACTCCACAATAATATGTATACAATGGACAGCTCAAAGTACAAGCCGATAAAGCTACAATTAAAAGAATATACTTGGAAGAACATCCCAAATGTGAAGAAACGAAAATTTGTGTGATGTTTCACCAGTTGGATAGAATTATTGCTCCAGAAGTCCAAACACCAACGTCCCTTTCTCTTCTCTGCCGAAAATTGTTGTCATATTAATCACTTGATTGAATTGTTTTTAATTTTCCACGAAGTTGAAAAAGTCTTCGTCCAGCAAAATATTTCTCTAATAAAAATAATCTAAACAAAACGGAGAAAAATGAAACTTTACTCAACAATTTATGAGCTTGTATTTGAAATTGTAAAATACTATATTAATGGGTAAAAGTAAGGTAATACAATTTCTTTGTCACCAACGACAGCTGTAAGACGACTTGACTTCATTGAGATTGAAGATAACAACCAATTAAAAGCACCATGGTCCTATTTTCCTTGTGCAGATGGAAAAGTAGAAACAAAATAATGTTACTTTTTCCAAAAGCATATTTGTTAGTTTAATAAGCAATTTCCAGAATCTATATAGAGTGAAATGAACAcatatttcatgttttacttTCCGCTACTGTTGTGTATCCTATAAGAAGTTGCTTTATTCCCTCTAGTCAAATTGAATGTCCATGTTGGAAAACGACATTGTGTGCGCAAGCCATTTAATTTGTACACCACtgtcgtaaaaaaaaaaacattgatcGTCACCTTTCGTCAATTCCCCTGTAAAGTATTTGAAGCTAGGTATTGCAAGCGAAAACTTATGGTGTCAAGACAATGGAAATTATTTTGCTCATTTTTTCATGGAGGGACCTGTTCTAGTGAAGGACCAAAAGCTAAAAAAACATAGTATAAGGCTATTTTAAATGAGAAATACGATTTACCAACTAAATGTCAAGAACATAATAATGAACAGAGTTGTTAATGCTCTACTCTACTTCTGATCAGAATTATTATTGAGTATTCTTTGATCCGTAATATAAGCTAGTATGAAAGTTCCTTCAAAGACCCAACCCTCCTTGCACTAAAGCTCCACTGTTATATGTACACAATGGACAGCTCAAAGTACAAGCCGATAAAAGCTACAAATAAAAGACTATACGTGGAAGAACATCCCAAATGTGAAGAAACGAAAATTTGTGAGAAGTTTCACCAGTTGGATAGAATTATTGCTCTAGAAGTCCAAACACCAGAGCCCCTCTCTCTTTTGCCAAAAATTGTTGTCATACTAACCAATTGATTGAATTGTTTTTAATATTCCAAGAAAGTCGAAAAGTCTTCGTCTAGCAAAATATTTCTCTAATAAAAATAATCTAAACAAAACGGATAAAGATGAAACTTTACTCAACAATTTGTGAGCTTGTATTTGATATTTTAAAATACTATATTAATGGGTAAAGTAAGGTAATACAATTTCTTTGTCACCGACAGCAACTGCAAGACGACTAGACTTCATTGTGATTGAAGATAACAACCAATTAAAAGCACCATGGTCCTATTTTCTTTGTGCAAATGGAAAAGTGGAAACAAAAGAATGTTACTTTTCCAAAGCATATTTGTTAGTTTAATAAGCAATTTTCAGAATCTATATAGAGTGAAATGAACACATATTTCATGTTTTTCTTTCCAGCTACTCTTGTGTATCCTTTAAGAAGTTGCTTTATTCCCTCTATTCCTAAATTGAATGTCCATGTTGGAACATCACATTGTGTGCACAAGCCAGTGTGTACACCACTGTCATAGAAAAAAAAACTTGATTGTCACCTTTCGTCAATTCCCCTGTAAAGTTTTTGAAGCTAGGTAGTGCAAGCGAAAACTTATGGTGTCAAGACAATAGAAATTATTTTGCTCACTTTTTCATGGAGGGACCTGTTCTAGTGAAGGACCAAAAGCTTTAAAAAAACACAGTATAAGGCTATTTTAAATGAGAAATACGATTTACCAACTAAATGTGAAGAACATAATAATGAGCAGAATTGTTAATGCTCTACTCTAATTCTGATCAGAATTATTATTGGGGATTCCTTGATCCGTAATATAGCAAGTATGAAAGTTCCTTCAAAGACCCAACCCTCCTTGCACCAAAGCTCCACTGTTATATGTACACAATGGACAACTAAAAGTACAAGCCGATGAAGCTGCAAATAAAAAGAAGGGTAATATCCTAGCAATTTCTTTAGAGTTAGATTTCTCATATGGTCATTCAACTAATGATCATCTCTCTTCTTTATTCCAATTTTCTATGTTGTTGAGTGACCATATGAGAAATCAACTCATTTCTTTGTCGACGACTTAACTTCATCCATTCATTGTGATTGAAGATAACGACCTATCAATAGCAGTACTATTTTTTTTATGGAAAGTGAAAACAAAAGTGGATCCATACCTTGTAATTCTctttagaaagaaagaatattgtgTATCTTCTACGAAAATCCCCAGTGGTGGTGCAACTTGCAGTGTTTGTCATAACGTCCATGAAGTCCTATTTCGCTTGATACGGCGACAATTTTGCTACTATAGGTCTTTTGGCCTTTGCCGCTGAGTGTTTGTTCGTCTTCctacctatatatacatatatagagctAGTTAAACAGTCGATTAACTTTTGAACCTATTCATTGATGACTTCTAATATCCATATAAGTGTAAAAATTCAGACTccacaaataatgattttattaaaaaaacataTAATCCAAGACACAAGTGTATCAAGACCACCAAAAACTACCTATGCAATTCTGATTTCATCAAAACTACCTATGCAATTCTAATTTCTTGGCCAATTAAGCACTATAAGGATAAAATCACGGAACAGCCAAATATTAAGATATTCAAGTTTGAAGAGTTGATTAGCAAGGAGTTGGAAGTAATGTAGGAAAAAAACCGCTTACAATATTTCAACTAAGAGATTTTACAAATGCCTTGATAATAAACATATCTCCAATGGCATTGAAGCTATTGGATAGTAACTGTTGCGTCCAAATGCACACGTaagtgtacgtggtcgtacaagtaataaagtgattatataaaatcggatgtcgaacccacaaaGACTTATGACCAATTTCTCacgaaaataaactattgctTACTATCTATGCAAGTGAAGAATAAAAGTGTTGGTTCTTTTATAACTAAATGCTATAATGTAATTGACTAAGAATGAATCCAGAAATTGTGCTTAGAACGTAATTGAGAATggcttttatcaagattttagaagtattccagggtcgtggttggttcaccaatcctattgagtcaATCAAGTATCACACCTTAGCAACTTTGTTCACAATAGCTAATTAACCGGATCATTAATCTCGTAGTATTCTTCCGAACCACTACTTGCCAATTCAAGATAATTCtcctcctatattcctatggtattgacctatcaagaatgcaataagagCACGGTATATAATTGATtgcggtaactaagtatattcctatcctagtcacaaatcctagcccaactttTAGGGATATTCAGATCACAATCTCATTACTTCTTCTCCAAATTAACAACGTCTTTCTCAAGCACGTATATCCATGAGTAAATAGAACTCAACTGTTGCGCAGACAATCAAGAAATTAAACGCAGAAGTAATGAAGCAATTGCATACGAACAAGCTACTAAGAGTGAAATACTTGtcaaacgtcaatattcatggctacgccacaaccctagaatttgagTGTTTAGTTACACATAATTCGATAATAGaaacaagaattcatgattaacatagggttttgatgtaaagaaaaataatagaagaggaataaaacctagaaagagtttcacaaTTCTCAAAAGTCGTCCAAGCCGTCGTTCTAATGTTAAAAACGGCTATTTATATGCTAGGGTAAATATGAGGTAAGTTGGCCCAACCCGATCTGAATAGGATAACTGACGCTGcttgtgcgctggctgtgcgtCGCATGACCAGCGCATGATCTCCTTTACATTCTTCTTGTGCGGCGCATGACCAACGCATGGTCCTTCTGAGAGTCAGAAAAGGTGTttttgtgcgctggctgtgcggcgcacggccagcgcatgagacccttcagtggtcagattttgccttcaagtgctggaacttccttcCCAACGTTCAATCGACGTACACAGCCTCGGAATCACTCAAAACTGCCCGGAATCCCCTTcgttggtccttgttgtacctattcatataaacataccaacataagctcatatacaacaattTGCATTCAAACTTGCGATGaaagtgctaagaagtaaagtgtaaatgacactaaatctagatatttgtgccaaatatcaacaccccccacttagactttgctcgccctcgagcaaccACTTTTCCTACATTCCCTAGTACTTTACTTAGCCATGCCACTCAAACAGGTCTACATCAGGATTCGGTGGATATGCAAGTTTCGACATTGCATTAACATACACTTTGAGCCAATTCTTGACAATCATGCCACTGCTTCAAAACTACCATTTTATTATGCTTCAAAATTTTAGCAACTAAACCTCTCAAGAAGCGATACGTTCACAAACAATGCATATGACTCCAGACACCACTCAAGACATAAAGGACCTGTTACTTGCCCGAGAGGGAGTACTTCATCCGTCTCCTATTAATTATGTGTCCTCACCCAAAAGAGAGTTGTCCATATCTCACACAAGGTAAATGACTTATTTCAATGGACATAAGATGCAACAATatcgctcactctcacaaagaatatccaATGCTCAAACATGacgaaccataggcttgcccttagtgTAACCGTTCAGCAACTTAGAGTGAGGTGAATTTAGGATCACTTAGGACTTGTATGGTTGCAATGTAGGcttaagggacgggtaggatatattttggaacatagtgactaacctccctaagcacttttaaTACCTTACAATCATAGTTCATTTTTGCACCATCCTTCATCACCCATAGCATTCATCCACATGCTACCCATTCTATCTTATTAATACCCATTTATTTTCTCAAGTTTAAGCATCCTCTTGTTTTTGACAGACTAGTGGGAGACGACATTAAGAACGCAGATGACAAACATAGACAGTtcctgttttgatttttttttttttttaatttcccacTAACCATCATCTACCCTTCAGAAACACCCATAGACTTCATTTTTAACTTCATTCAACAATCCTCCCTTAACTTCACATCCTAACTCCTTTTCAATAAGTAACCATTAAAAGTGCCTAAGGAGTAAAACAGGGATCAAATTGGGTCAATAAGAACAACGAGGGTAGGCTAATTGGCTGTTGTAAAAGagaaaggctaaaggctcaacggggttgactagggatATACATAAAGGGTAGGCAAGCGACGTTTCAAActttggctaacaaagaaatgccTAGATCACTTCCTAAACTTCTCACTCAATTTCGCTTCACAAACACACCGGCCAAGTTCTAGTCATCATTATCAAGCATGGATCATACCAGAGTTTCCTCACATCACACACAGCACATAATCAACAAAAAACAGATTCATACAACCATCCAATCAAGCAACTATCACAAATcgtgccaagtgggtcatacatgAGTTAATGCGGTTTACTACAGAAATGTTTTGAGGTAGGTTACCTATTTTTAAGCATGCTTTGTaaagattttcaagaaaaactCATGGTTTCCACATTCCACCTAACCTGAGCACCTAGCATTCGAGTGGTCTGACAGGCTTGACTCCTACGACTCTTCTAAAAAACTAAAAAATCTAACCCGGTTCAAAGATCCCCCCTTAGGAAAGAACCGAGGtcataagaaaacccaagggggTGGATGGTGTGTGCCACTAACGAGGGACTCAAGAAGCTACCAAGAAAACCTAACgcaagaaaactgatttttttttcaaagacTCAGACACTATCAAAAAGAAAACCTATGGCAACTTGATCATCATCCTTAACCTCAAAATATTGTTACAAGGGAcgtatttcccaccccacacttaaatcaTGCTTTACCCTCGAAGCATATAgatgaaaaaatttaaaaacaaagtaaggcaagaaatactccctgaggcccactagggcctagtcatcatcttcatcatcctcAGCCTCACCACCAGACGGCTCGGCATCTTCTTCCTCATCATCCTCAGCATCCTCAGAATCCTGTGCCTCGAATTCTTCTTCACTATCCTCCTCCATCTCAGCGGCTATGAGATCCGCAGAACACAAGTCCTCATCAGCGGGCAGCTTTCCCTCCTCTCCAATGAGCACTCTCGAGTAAGTGGTGTGAGGACATTACGCAAATACACTTGAGATATCTAGTTCAAACTGCTCACTAGCGAGTACCGCCATCTTGTATAGTTGTGTTAGCACGATCGATTGAGCCGATCTTTCTTGTGTTGGAGTCAAGTTGAACTTTCTCTGCTCAGGGGCTTTGACATTAGAGATGTCTATCGGGTTATCTGGGCACTCAAGCACCCTGTCATACTTACTCTCCAAGTGCGGGACCAACTTCCTCAGATATGCTGTAAGTGTGTTTCCAAAGCTGAGCTTGAGGGATTTTCCCTCCCTGATGCGAATCATATCCTGAAGCATCCAGTATCCAATGTTGACCGGCTGCCCAGTCAAGAAGAAGTACACTATTGCCACTCTCTCTTTCAGCACGGTGGTGAAGTGGTCAAGAGGCATAATGCGGTAATTTAGGAGCCGTAGCCACACTCATTCCTCCTTCATAAAATCACCCATTAGCATAGCCTTGTGCTTCCTCGGATCCTCTCGGTATCTTGCCCACTTCGCCATGGAATTAGGGCCACACAAGGTTTCCCGAATGGCCTTATAGTTAGGCCTTTTTATGAACTCGAGCAGTGGGCCCACAGGATGGTCTGGAACTCCCAATTGTGCACACAAAGTGGAAGCTGTCAACGACAACCATTCACCCCTCAATTGCACTAAATGATGAGGCTCGCCACCCTCTGTTCTTGCCAAAATAATGTGGGAGTAAAGCTCCAGAACCATGTCAATGTTTACCAGCCCTGGGTTATCAAATACCGCGCTCCAGTCCATTCCGACTATTTGATTGTAAATTCCCCTGAAATTTTTCTTCAACGCCACCTTGTTGACAGGTCGTTCATGCACATATCCATCAGCCAAGGGGACTCTTTGTACCATTCTTCTGCCAACCCAGTCCCGTAAAAGGTAGGCCGAGGCCTCTAGGAAGAGGCCCGAGGGATAGGGACCACTGGTTGCTTTCCACTACGAGTTGTTTCCCCTTTCGTAGTGGCGGTGTGCTTGCCACATCTACTTCTCTTGGAACCTTGTGACGGGCCTGACTCGTCTACTTTACCCTTGCCTTTGTTTACCATTGTACCTGTGGAGATTCAAAACACAAACATCTAACTTTGTTAGCAAATTTTAAGCTGTGTGTTTATGCATTGAATGATCATCTTTCTTGATGTTCGTGTACTCTCATGGCTTTAATAACTCTCCAGTGGGGTTGTGAAacgaccccacacttacttcCGACTATAATACACAAAACTcaaaacaaagaagttaactaATTTTTAGCCTAAAACGACAAAATTAATGAATTAAAGACTATCCTACAAAACAAGGAAAAACATGTTGAACGACCTATGAGGGTTCATGGCAGTGCCCTATGGTTTTGAATGTTGTTTCATGTTtatttgctactcaagacttcacaaaaaTCACAT carries:
- the LOC132635695 gene encoding TMV resistance protein N-like, which encodes MASCSSSVGNSQCPRWKYDVFLSFRGKDTRRNFTSHLYEGLRNRGIFTFEDDERLKHGTSITEELLKAIQESQVAVIIFSKNYATSRWCLDELVKIMKCKNDNGQTVIPVFYDVDPSEVRNQRESFAEAFVKHESKCKDDVEGMQKVQGWRTALTAAANLKGYDIRQGIESKNIQQIVEQISSKLCKSASLSSLRDVVGMNVHLEKLKSLLDMETDDVRIVGIWGMGGVGKTTIARVIFDTLYYQFEAACFLADVKENEKKNQLHSLQNTLLSELLRRKDDYVNNKFNSKDMIRSRLCSKKVLVVLDDIDHTDHLEYLAGDLDWFGNDSRVVVTTRNRHLIEKDDAIYEVTTLPDHEATQLFNQHAFKKEVPSKCFMKLSLEVVNHAKGLPLALKVWGSFLHKRNINVWRSAIEQMKNNSSLEIIDKLKISYDGLEPIQQDIFLDIACFLRGRKKDEIVQILESCHIRAEYGLDSLFEKSLVFLSEKDTIEMHDLIQDMSKYVVNMQKEPGERSRLRLAEDFEEVVVNNTGDQTIEAIWYPYFNNISFSKEAMKNMKRLRILYIRGNVNPNIDDGSNSHDGSIKYLPNNLRWFVWNHYPWESLPASFEPKRLVHLQLVSSSLHYLWTGRKHFPYLRMLNLSGSKHLMQTPDCSGMPNLEYLSLSDHSNLEEVHHSLGCSKKHVELKLRDCKSLKRFPCVNLESLEYMYLQDCSGLEKFPEILGRMKLELKIHMGGSGIRELPSSIQYQTHIAKLDLSCLKDLVALPSSICRLKSLVSPNVSYCSKLESLPEEIGDLENLEQLDARDTLISQPPPSVVQLNKLKFLSFVKQISEVGLEDGVHFVFPPVAKGLRSLEILNLSNCNLIDGGLPEDIECISSLKELYLAGNNFDHLPRSIVQFGGLRLLDFSDGKKLKELPDLMGMPNLETLYLSNCMNLEEIHHSLGFLKKLCTLELTNCKRLKWFPALCIDSLEYLWLQGCSSLQNFPKILGSMKLELENHMLDSVIKDLDLRGLEILALPINICKLKSLVSLNVSSCSKLGSFLERIGDLENLEWIDAKNTRNHSLSPPLSG